One Neovison vison isolate M4711 chromosome 2, ASM_NN_V1, whole genome shotgun sequence genomic window carries:
- the PRDX3 gene encoding thioredoxin-dependent peroxide reductase, mitochondrial codes for MAAALGRFLRASIARHMSAVPWGISASAALRPAASRRTCLTNVLWSGSGQAKFAFSTSSSYHAPAVTQHAPYFKGTAVVNGEFKDLTLDDFKGKYLVLFFYPLDFTFVCPTEIVAFSDKANEFHDVNCEVVAVSVDSHFTHLAWVNTPRKNGGLGHMNIALLSDLNKQISRDYGVLLEGPGIALRGLFIVDPNGIIKHLSVNDLPVGRSVEETLRLVKAFQFVETHGEVCPANWTPDSPTIKPHPTASKEYFEKVNQ; via the exons ATGGCGGCCGCATTGGGAAGATTTCTCCGGGCTTCG ATTGCCCGACATATGAGTGCTGTTCCTTGGGGCATCTCTGCCTCTGCAGCCCTCAGACCTGCTGCTTCCCGAAGAACATGCCTGACGAATGTATTGTGGTCTGGTTCTGGTCAAGCAAAATTCGCTTTTAGCACCA GTTCCTCATACCACGCTCCTGCCGTCACTCAGCACGCACCCTATTTTAAGGGCACCGCCGTTGTCAATGGAGAGTTCAAAGACCTAACCCTCGATGACTTTAAGGGAAAATATTTGGTGCTTTTCTTCTATCCTTTGGACTT CACCTTTGTGTGTCCTACGGAAATTGTTGCTTTTAGCGACAAAGCCAATGAATTTCACGACGTGAACTGTGAAGTTGTTGCAGTTTCAGTGGATTCCCACTTTACCCATCTCGCCTGGGTCAACACACCAAGGAAG AATGGCGGCTTGGGCCACATGAACATCGCGCTCTTGTCAGATCTGAATAAACAGATTTCCCGAGACTATGGCGTGCTGTTGGAAGGCCCCGGAATTGCTCTGAG AGGCCTCTTCATCGTTGACCCCAATGGCATCATCAAGCATTTGAGTGTCAACGATCTCCCTGTGGGCCGAAGTGTGGAAGAGACCCTGCGCCTGGTGAAGGCATTCCAGTTTGTGGAAACCCATGGAGAAGTCTGCCCAGCGAACTGGACCCCGGATTCTCCTACG ATCAAGCCACATCCAACTGCTTCCAAAGAATACTTTGAGAAGGTGAATCAGTAG